Below is a window of Apodemus sylvaticus chromosome 5, mApoSyl1.1, whole genome shotgun sequence DNA.
agaatattttaagaattatataaCAGATGACTATCAGAGAGATGACTTACCAAAAATCACAATTTTTTCCTTGGGTCAGATTTTCTTCCCATCTAATGTGTGCTTATCAAGACATTCATGTTGTGTAGAGACAGTTTTCCTTTCAGCTGACCaatctttgttttgatttgttttgttgttttgttgtttttgcttttgaggcacggtttctctgtacagccctggttgtcctggaactcactctgcagatcaggctggcctcgaactcagaaatccacctgcctctgcctcccaagtgctgggattaaggacatgtgccaccactccctgaTTTCACTCTGACCAAACTTTACTTCCTGAAATTGTATCATGGGTGTTCCATGTCACATTCCGTGTTCTGAACAAAATGAGAAAGTTGTAAATAATTATCTTGGACACCTTTTAGGGACATCTCTGTTAAACTGCATACTGAGTGTTACATATTTgtgtaattagaaaaaaaaagctggagagggtgggttagtgagcagggggaagaggatgagatagggggttttcagaggggaaacaaggaaaggggatagtatttgaaatgtaaataaaaagtatctaataaaagaaagaaaagaaaaagggacaaCCTCCTGTTAGTCATCACAGCATTGATAATGTCAGTCAACTTTTCAATATCATTCACTTCATCAATAGGGAACATAGAGAAGCTTGCTCCTGCCTGGTTTCTTACTGTATCAATATAATCTAAGAGATtacaattttttaattattttatttatttatattctagtcATTACCcatccctcctggtccacccttcCATAGTTCCTCATGCCAATTCCTCCTCTCTTTTGTCTCTGAGAGGGTTCCCCACCCACCAAGGCTCCACCATTCCTTAGGCCTCAGCTCTCTCAAGAATTAAgctcatcttctcccactgaggctagatcAAGCAGAACTCTGCTCTATATGTGCCAGAGGCTCTGACTAGCCCCTGTATGACTGTATAGCTATGATGACTAACAGGAGGttgtccctttttcttttctttcttttattagatactttttatttacatttcaaataatatgccctttccttgtttcccctctgcaaaccccagtggctcagtttctgggagctccctagggtctgagttagttgagactgttagTCTTCTTATGGGGTTCATCTTCCATTCAATTTCTTCAGTCCTTatcctaattcaaccataggggtccagCAGTAGGgtatctgcttctgcctcagtcagctgcttgagGGCCTCTCATAgggcagccatgccaggctcccatcTGTAAAAAAGTCATAggatcagtaatagtgtcaggctttggtttCTCCAGGCCCATAAGATGAACCTCAAGTTGGACCAATAATTGGACCacctcagtttcttctcctgcagttcttttactcAAGAACATTTCtgtgtcagaaattttgactatggTTTAATAACCTTGAAACtccacttgagaccctgtctatcCACTGGATGTGGACTTCGTGAGTTTCTTCTCCtcattgttgggcattttggctaaggtcacccccattaaGTTCTGAGAGTCTCTAACCTCTAGGGACTCTGGTATGTTCTAGAGTGTCCTCCCACATCCCTCTCCCTTGGTtccttatttccatttattctcttggCTCTTTGGGTTTTTCTCTTgcctctccccatacctgatctgTTCCATTTTTGCATCCCCTTCACTTTTCCCACCcgtatccctccttccctctgcttccttgtGATTATTTCCTTCAAACTTTTAAGTAGGACTGATGTATTCTCATTTAGTTATGAGACCATCTGCTAAAAATATAAGATATGACCAGAACAAAACCCATGCTATGAATATAATTTCCTTATGCATAGAAAGTCTCTAACAAATATTGATCGCATGACCGATGAATTGTGATCTGTAAGTATATGTGATATTAGCAGGTATGAATAGAATACCATAAGTATGAATTCTATGGAATACAAACATTTCCTCTcttgattttagaaaattaacGTGTATACCTCTCAAATAATTTCACTTAAGGTTCACGTGTAATACATTCGGTTGATGATAAAATAAAAGTAGTACCCATGGTTTTTCTTAATCAGCATACCTAAAGTGAAATTATCCACAATTATTGCACAAAGTTCCATGTCATTTTGCTTGTAAAAATTCACATACCCCAATCAGTGCACTGAAGTTCTGGACACCTgcggctgaattagggaaaggctgcaAGAAGTTGAGGAGGATGGTGATCcaataggaagaccagaagtctcaactaacctgaatcCCTGAGAACTCTCAGacactaagccatcaaccaggTCTTACACTACCTGGTCTGAGGCCTCTGACAAATatgcagcagaagactgcctggtctggccttagtgagagaaGACTTACCTAACCCTACAGAAGTTTGACACCCCAGAGAGTGTGGAGAATTGGTATGGTGAGATGGAATAGGGGTTAGAGATATCCTCTTAGAGACTGtagaggaggaataggatgaggaactgtcagaaggtggacagggacagggataaaatctggactttaaaaaaagattaaaattaagtaaaaacaatcacatgtatgtatgcaatgAAACATCATCAATATCTCTTTGCAGGTAGGACAACACTGAATATGAATAAGTATGTCTTAGGGAAGTTATATGGGTTCAATGGGAAAAACTATGGGTTTATGTAAAGCAACAAATATGTAAAGAGGAAATGATCTTGTgtactttaagaaagaaaaaaaggaaacacaacatATATAAAACTTGTATGTGTTCTTCCCAGCTGAGTttgtaatgtataatgtatattgtCATTTAAGATATAGACCATAGATTTTGAACCATGTAACTTCTCAACTCCTATAAAGCCTTTGGATATTATAATAGCACAATTTTGCTGACTTGGtagttttctttaaagaatgaTTTAGAGAAAAAGACATATAATTTAGAGTACTTCTAAATACttattttctgaaattatatataatttaaaaacattggTTGTTTATCTCAGCTCATTTTAATGTCTGCATTGCTattaaatcagaaaaataaagcaaactatAAGTACTGGGACTTTTAATGCTGAGTATTTTTCTATGTTCTCCACATAATGGTCATTGACAGCTTAAGCTATCCAATTTGTATGAAATCTAAATCTTATATTTTACTACATGATTATTATGTTTAGAAACTAATTTTTCatgttatattattaattttaattttttggcaATGAAACTTAGAATGAATGAGATAGTAATATTATCCAGTGAACCAAGGAATTGTGAGAATGATTCTTAACTAAGGAATACACTGTTTCCTCCAAGTCCAAGAGAAAACCTATAGCATTGAATCACTTTGCCAGGAAGCTTCAGGCTGTTTCTGGATCCTCTAGGGCCTTCAGGTTACTTTATGAGTGCTTACCATTAGCACTCATCAGTTTGCTCAGGAGGACAATTCACATAAAAGTCAATCTCCCAGAAATGAAAGCTTTGAGAGAGTATATAAAAGGGACTCTCTACTGTTCTGTCTCTTTAGATTAATGCTGTCTCTTCAAGTTATGAAAGAGGTAAGtggaataaaaaattttaaactcaTCAGTAGAAGCAACCATAGGTTAGAATTTTGTTAATAATTacatgtttcttttattattagatatattctttatttacatttcaaatgatttccctttcctggccctcccccacctccactgaaagtcccataagccatcttctcttcccctgttccccagtaAACCACtcttacttccctgtcctggtattcccctacactgcttctaTGAGCAGAATTTCATTATGCAGAAGtcaattatgatttttttcttcaagaaaacaaatgaaaaatctttATTGTTTCCTTAAGTACTTATAATAATCAACATGAGTAATAGGAAAAGGAAAACCCTTGCCAGTAGTGTTCAAGTAGCAATAAAGACTGACTCCTACACCTACGTTTTTGATTTGACAAATGGCTTCCTCTTCATTTAGTGGATTTTACAATTCTTCTGACCCCCCAAATCTAGTATTTTCTGtgagtttcttacatttttattaataatctCAGGGAAAATTCAAACTTTTTTCATAAAAGTTGTAACGTATGTTGTTACAACTATGGAGATTCTGAGAACTATTGATTTTGAAACCATTTTGAACAAGAAAAATACAGGCCCCAAACTTTTCTTAAGACATCCAGAATCAAGCAGTGAATATGGCTTAAACCCAATTTCTCGATTGCCATgacaatgaataaaataaaaatgttttgtgaaAAACAAATTAAGGCAAAAGATAAACAGCACAATATTTGAAAGATTGAATTCAAAGTTAGTatgattaaattattttctccttAGTCATGCTTGGCCCTTAGTTAGTATCATATTTGAAGTGTGAGGTGCAGGAGAACTCCTTCAaagcaaatgtaaaaataaagtctGTACATTCTTCAAAAACATCTTGAGTCTTTTCAACATTTCCCAATGAAGACTGAGGAAACCTTGTGCTGGTAGATGGACACTGGATGGGATTGCACTTTTTCATTCTCCTCTTAGTAACAAAACTCTGCAGATGTGACACATAATGAGGTGcaagatttttcatttttatgaaaaattgcATTCTTAAATTCTTATTTTCTACTATGATAGATATTGACTTTCTTCAGATAAGAACCCTTGAGCCATCTTCATGCTTGACTTGTGTCTCAGGGAGATATGTCCTGGaaatttttccttctctttcttctctattCCCAAAATGATTCAAAGTTTGGAAATAAATTAAAACTCAGAACAGCTTTTTTGCACAGTATGAGTCTAAAGAAATACTTTAATGAACTAGCCACATCATAATATATCTCCTATCCTTGAGGTTTATAAGTGTTCATATGATTATATTCTTACTGGATTAAGGAGATACAAACTTAAACagtttaatgaattattttatgaTTAGATCTTCCCTATATTTGGACAGAAAAAGAATTACTAAATTTTCATAGGACTTTGTATGTGGTTTTTTAATACTTAACTGGGAAGGGCTAAGGATAAAGATCTGGAATAATGGAGAGATGGAAAGTATTTGTGAGCACAATTGGTTATGAGTAAGTAAATTtccaaacaaataacaaataccaGAATTCTACCAGGACATTTCTTTATATCGTCATATCTCTCAGAAGACATTACTCATCATATCTACCTCTGCCttttacattatacatatatgcttTGTCATGTAATCATTTCAAATTCTATATTTTTACTTAGTTAATGCCATTTctattttgtacattttatttcatttggtaaaattctttttctcttaaGTACTTTAAAATCTCAAATGTAAGGACTGTTCTGTACATCTTAGTGTTCTTGACATTCAGAGATGAATGAATAAGTCTAGGAAGAGAGTACAGAGCAAGCAGCACAACCTGGAACATTGCCCTAGGATCAAGTCTAAACCCATATAGAAATTGCAAGGCTTGGCTATCTAAAGAACAAGACAGGCAAGGAAGAAATGAGATTTAAATTATGAGTGTTCATTTTTAGCTTGGGAGTTTTATTCAGTAGATCATATGGAGTCCATAATGAGTCAACAAAGGCTAAAATTTGCACATAACAACTCTGACatagttttttattgttttctccaAGGCAAGTTCAGATACATTCTTCTGGAATGAATCAACAAGGGAAGCAAATAACTCTGTggtaaaagaatttatttttgttggacTCTGTGACTCTCAGGAACTTCAGatctttttgtttacattcttttttattttctatgcagGAATTGTGTTTGGAAACCTTCTTATTGTTGTGACTGTGACCTATGACTCCCACCTCCACTCTCCTATGTACTTCCTGTTGGCTAACCTCTCATTCATTGATCTGTGTCTGTCCTCTGTCACAGCACCAAAAATGATTGCTGATTTTTTCAGCAAACACAAAGTCATCTCTGTCCATGGCTGTTTTGCACAGATATTTCTTCTTCACTTTTTTGGAGGAAGTGAGATGGTGATCCTTGTAGACATGGCCTTTGACAGATATGTAGCAATTTGCAAGCCTCTAAGCTATACTACAATTATGTGCAGCAATGTATGTGTTGGTATTGTGGCTACTGCATGGGGAATTGGCTTCCTACACTCAGTGAGTCAATTGACCTTTGCAGTGAACTTACCCTTTTGTGGTCCCAATAAGATTGACAGCTTTTATTGTGACCTTCCAAGAGTAATCAAACTTGCCTGTGCAGACACTTACAGCTTAAACATCATGGTCATTGCCAACAGTGGTATGCttactgtgtgttcttttgttttgttaatcaTCTCCTATGGTATCATTCTAATGACCATCCAGCGCCGACCCTCTGATAGGTCATCTAAGGCTCTGTCTACCCTGACTGCTCATATCACAGTAGTTCTTCTGTTTTTTGGACCTTGCATCTTCATTTATGCCTGGCCCTTTCCCATCAAGTCATTAGATAAATTCCTTGCTGTATTTTATTCTGTGGTCACTCCTCTCTTGAACCCCATTATATACACACTGAGgaacacagaaatgaaaactgCCATGAGACGCCTGAGACAATGGAATTTAAAATCCGGATGAAGTTTTATATCTTCTGTAGCCATGAAACTGAGATAATGAGCAAAGGAGTTTATTACATTATTTACCAGGCAATATGTGAAATATAAAATTCAATTTTACTTCACTTAGTAATTGTTTAATAATGTTCTAATATTGCCTCAATTTATTCTATGTGATGctaggttttattttatataggttTAAAATTAATAGCATTAATCCAAAATATCATTTCACTAAATTTTGGCATAATTAAAGgtattgttattttattctttgtgtacaACTGAGACTACCTGGATAATTTTCTGTTTGAGATGATAAAAGATACAAGTTAGACTATTTTACCTTCAAGAAAATTTTACTTTGCTCGTTCtccataaaaatgtaataaaagaattACAAACCACTAACTAAAAATGTCCTCAATCATAAAAGTTTATATGCCTACTTCTGAGATTCATAAGTAATATTTCTTTCTGGTAaccatattatttttcttctactaCTAGAACAAATAGTAATATATCAGTTCCTCATCAAATGTGACAGCAATACTGAACTATCCGGTATCATTCTTTTTCAAGACATTTAAAAACCTGTGATACAACAATTGGTTACAGAACAGTAAACAGAATTAAGAGTTTTTCAGACTTTGAACATTTGACAGAAAGTATAGTACTTATATGCATCTATCATTTTTCTATTATCAGAGTGTTGAAGTCAAAAGATGATGGTTCAATTCCACTTTAACTTTACTAAACACAATTTTGGCTACTTAATTTTTTATAAGTTCTGGTCCcccattaataaaaagaaaattatggtaTGCATTATAATTggttatgaaaataatttaattacaaaAGTTACACAAGGCAACATAGTCCTATGACATATTCACTTCTCAATGAATTTATAGAGTATTATAATATCCATACTAATCTATGTTAATGTGGTCAAGAGTTTTGATTTAGTTAAACTTTGGTATTTCACTTCAGGGACATGATATATTTCAATCTTAGCAAATGTTTATTTGGGATGTTTATTTGGGTCATTGTAGCTATAATGGAAATGTGTGGAtttatgtgcaagtgtgtatatttttatgtgtgatAGTTCATacatgattggcccagggagtgacccaattaggaggtgtggccttgttcaagtaggtgtgtcactgtgggtatgggattaagaccctcaccctagttgcctggtaGTCAGTTTTTTACTAGCAGTcttcggatgaagatgtagaactctcagctcctcctgcatcatatctgcctggatgctggcaTGTTTCTTCCTTTATGgcaatagactgaacctctgagcccagaagccaaccccaattaaatgctgtcttttatagaACTTGCATTTGttattgtgtctcttcacagcagtgaaaccctaactaagacaaaagttggtaccagggtttgggtattgctgtgataggcatgaccatgcttttgtttagaagaatgtggatttgggggctTTGAATTTGGAAAGCCGTGAAatgttttaagtggggcttaatggaccagcatagtaggaatatggaagccagtggtgctgagggtcatttgaactgtgtaggccttatgacccaagaggtttcagtgaagAACTTTACTATGTGGCTGAGAGGCTGATTTTGTGATGTTTTTGTGAAGAACAtggctttttgccattgtctgaagagactgcctagggctaagataaagagatttatattaactacatttgcaaaggaagtctcaaaaaagcccaacaaaggctttgttctctggttaagtttGATGAAGAGAactttgaacaaacatagcaagctgagaaaggaaaagtacaacatatatagtttgagtattaaagggactccaggaagtgaaattgacctgaattcaaggatattaaattgaattaagggagtggtgacctgaAGGCAAAATTTATTTCCAGACTTGGTAGTATAAGCCTTTAATCCaaggaggcaaagataagcagatctgagttcaaggccagcctagaacagagcaaattctaggtgaagaaaaacttaaattcaGGCTTAGTGgacaacacctttaatcccagtgtttaagagataggcatgcagatctcttgagttcaaagtcagtctatggagcaagattcaggacagccaatttaggcagtgaaggagctgggaaaaaggaagctagtgataatgtaatagaacaagggggcagtgttccagctcctgcatgcagcagaactcagcagcttcagccatgtgtctctggctttatattcaagagaAGAAGGAGACTACTGAGAAAATTGATGCTGGTTTGCTGGAGCTAAGAATTTAGTGGTGATTAacaaaagaccagcatcactgaggtgaaatcttggaagtgttttctgaaagcacaaagaagctatattccagagatagccaaggttgtacctcatgctgcagctgtacttggtaatgtgtaagaatcatccaggttgtgctggttttgaaggcatgaaggggccatgaagaacagctgaggtttggcaccgTGAGAGTCcatagaaggccattggtgaaagtgcatcTTCAGTTGTAATTGAcaacccaggactgaaggggtcatacaa
It encodes the following:
- the LOC127684883 gene encoding olfactory receptor 4F4-like → MLSLQVMKEASSDTFFWNESTREANNSVVKEFIFVGLCDSQELQIFLFTFFFIFYAGIVFGNLLIVVTVTYDSHLHSPMYFLLANLSFIDLCLSSVTAPKMIADFFSKHKVISVHGCFAQIFLLHFFGGSEMVILVDMAFDRYVAICKPLSYTTIMCSNVCVGIVATAWGIGFLHSVSQLTFAVNLPFCGPNKIDSFYCDLPRVIKLACADTYSLNIMVIANSGMLTVCSFVLLIISYGIILMTIQRRPSDRSSKALSTLTAHITVVLLFFGPCIFIYAWPFPIKSLDKFLAVFYSVVTPLLNPIIYTLRNTEMKTAMRRLRQWNLKSG